One Triticum dicoccoides isolate Atlit2015 ecotype Zavitan chromosome 5B, WEW_v2.0, whole genome shotgun sequence genomic window carries:
- the LOC119310374 gene encoding protein FAR1-RELATED SEQUENCE 5-like encodes MEPPSRQGGASTGARCPPVMAEIPYCGFKLRAPRRGTGIVSFLRDARGEMHPAVSLMDSPDFHRRESEDNETCPRRFAAADGAPPPAIFSTPEHGVGTSAGSGSEFPIADDNSLVCHPAMHSSILMPPCTVEPREMMTPDASARYIHGEQVREDFVPKRNMGFVTEEEGYDFYLQYAREAGFGITKLKRKPMSRLYACSRQGTSTFYKPGEERKRAKMSKRVNCKAAVKMKKKGKEWIYEKVLLEHNHTLNPEPWELKHMHSHKNKDPAIMEFLDDLQMCDVSPNATMNVLTKMHGNRENMPWSERDLQNRKAENVRKERADDVKKLKAFFNECRAQNSKFYYDIEHDSEGAPKNIFWSHASCQANYAEFGDVVTFDTTYKCNFYNKPLAMFVGSNHHLQNVIFGFALLGDEKEETFDWVFRTFKMCMENKEPHCILTDQDQAMANALPGVFPNTIHRLCRWHVLHGHKDSLKVLYNLYDGLKEKLLTIINHPLTPMEFEKAWMEMVNEYGLESDPTIGSLYDLRTRWIAAYFKDVYCGKMTSTQHSESTNRIAKRNHIDPTTPLHVFARKMFQVLQGRKEAEARETMESQARPKTVTNYPLEHQLSRIYTRAVFRKYKEAYVYGTSFLTKKVGAGRFLVVYGREGPTFSWSQHEFKVVCDEEKEEYKCECKQWEHTGLLCPHLIIVMTNEQIQKLPSKYVYRRYTRNAKIDPPYDRNDTLQVGADGTSNSGKHLNMLRLAYACVRAGDRSTVGYERVIHVMTELRDQVEALPPDVMPVFDYGGCSDPAGRELDNFKAPPIAKTKGCRSEEGRRIGAPGPKKCTRRCSNCGLMAGHNRASCEERTESFTVGGSRAAQGRGRGRGRGRGRGRGRGRGTTTRRRLIHDEVDEDEDLDYQEEDDLLGDE; translated from the exons ATGGAGCCACCATCCCGGCAGGGAGGCGCGTCGACGGGAGCACGGTGTCCACCCGTCATGGCCGAG ATTCCATATTGCGGTTTCAAACTTCGGGCCCCAAGACGTGGGACTGGCATTGTTTCTTTTCTCAGGGACGCGAGAGGAGAGATGCACCCGGCGGTTTCCCTCATGGACTCGCCGGATTTCCACCGGCGAGAATCCGAGGACAATGAGACTTGTCCGAGAAGGTTTGCTGCTGCTGATGGTGCGCCTCCTCCAGCAATTTTCTCGACGCCAGAACATGGCGTTGGAACTTCGGCAGGCAGTGGTTCAGAATTTCCCATAGCCGATGATAACTCATTGGTGTGTCATCCGGCGATGCACTCATCCATATTGATGCCGCCGTGTACTGTTGAACCAAGGGAGATGATGACACCGGATGCCAGCGCAAGATACATACAC GGTGAGCAAGTCCGCGAAGATTTTGTGCCAAAGAGAAATATGGGTTTCGTCACCGAGGAGGAAGGGTATGACTTTTATCTACAATATGCAAGAGAAGCTGGTTTTGGTATTACGAAGCTCAAGAGGAAGCCGATGTCGCGTCTATATGCATGCTCCCGACAAGGTACTTCGACATTTTACAAGCCCGGGGAGGAACGGAAACGTGCAAAGATGTCAAAGAGAGTTAACTGTAAGGCAGCGGTTAAGATGAAGAAAAAAGGGAAAGAATGGATATATGAGAAAGTACTATTGGAGCACAATCATACCCTAAATCCTGAGCCATGGGAGTTGAAGCACATGCATTCACACAAGAACAAAGACCCTGCTATCATGGAATTCCTTGATGATCTGCAGATGTGCGACGTCTCTCCTAATGCCACCATGAATGTGTTGACCAAGATGCATGGCAACCGTGAGAACATGCCATGGAGTGAACGTGACTTGCAAAATAG AAAAGCTGAAAATGTGCGTAAGGAGCGAGCGGATGATGTAAAAAAACTAAAGGCTTTCTTCAACGAGTGCAGAGCACAGAATAGTAAGTTTTATTATGACATAGAACATGACTCCGAGGGTGCTCCAAAGAATATATTTTGGAGTCATGCTAGCTGCCAGGCTAACTATGCTGAGTTTGGTGATGTGGTTACTTTTGATACAACATATAAGTGCAATTTTTACAATAAGCCATTAGCAATGTTTGTTGGGAGCAACCACCATTTGCAGAATGTCATTTTTGGTTTTGCACTCCTCGGTGATGAGAAGGAGGAAACATTTGATTGGGTTTTTCGCACTTTCAAAATGTGCATGGAAAACAAAGAACCTCATTGCATACTTACAG ATCAAGACCAAGCAATGGCAAATGCTCTTCCGGGAGTGTTTCCAAACACTATTCATAGGCTATGCAGATGGCATGTTTTGCATGGTCACAAAGACAGCTTGAAGGTGTTGTATAACTTGTATGatggtttgaaagagaagttgtTGACAATAATAAATCATCCCCTCACCCCCATGGAGTTTGAGAAGGCATGGATGGAGATGGTGAATGAATATGGACTCGAGTCAGATCCTACAATTGGCAGTTTGTATGATCTGCGTACAAGATGGATCGCCGCATACTTTAAGGATGTTTATTGTGGGAAAATGACATCTACGCAACACAGTGAGAGCACAAACAGAATTGCGAAAAGAAACCACATTGACCCTACGACACCTCTGCACGTGTTTGCAAGAAAAATGTTTCAGGTTTTGCAAGGGAGAAAAGAAGCAGAAGCCCGAGAGACCATGGAATCTCAG GCCCGGCCAAAAACAGTAACAAATTACCCTCTGGAACATCAGTTGAGCAGAATCTATACCCGTGCAGTATTCAGGAAATACAAAGAAGCATATGTTTATGGAACCTCTTTTCTTACAAAGAAAGTTGGCGCTGGTCGTTTCCTTGTGGTGTACGGTAGAGAAGGGCCGACTTTTTCGTGGTCCCAACATGAGTTCAAAGTGGTTTGTGATGAAGAGAAAGAAGAATACAAGTGTGAGTGCAAGCAGTGGGAGCACACAG GACTGCTATGCCCACACCTTATTATAGTGATGACAAATGAGCAGATTCAGAAACTTCCAAGCAAATATGTGTATAGAAGGTACACAAGGAATGCAAAGATTGACCCACCATATGACAGGAATGACACTCTCCAGGTTGGAGCCGATGGGACATCAAATAGTGGAAAGCACTTAAATATGCTCAGACTGGCTTATGCCTGTGTTAGAGCGGGGGACAGATCAACAGTTGGATATGAAAGAGTCATTCATGTGATGACAGAACTTAGGGATCAGGTTGAGGCACTTCCTCCTGATGTCATGCCTGTGTTTGATTATGGAGGTTGCAGTGATCCAGCTGGCCGTGAGCTAGATAATTTTAAAGCACCACCGATTGCAAAAACGAAGGGTTGTAGATCAGAAGAAGGGCGTAGGATCGGCGCACCCGGGCCAAAGAAGTGCACAAGAAGATGCAGCAATTGCGGCCTTATGGCAGGTCACAATAGGGCGTCATGCGAAGAACGAACAGAAAGCTTCACAGTTGGTGGCAGCAGAGCAGCCCAGGGGAGGGGCAGGGGCAGGGGTAGGGGTAGGGGCAGGGGTAGGGGTAGGGGAAGGGGAACGACAACTCGCCGCCGTTTGATACATGATGAGGTGGACGAAGATGAAGACTTAGATTATCAGGAAGAAGATGATCTGCTAGGTGATGAATAA